The sequence actcaaaattgagtcgaatccgactcattttcattaaaaacgggacaactcaaaatttgagtaaaagatactacttcaataaaatgatgattgcacttaaactaggagtctgtttgtcgtaaaatgcacttagatagatagataaacttgattcgcatctgtcgtattaaaaattgatggaaggccaagcttaactttcgcgaaatcatcattttattaaagtagtatcttttactcaaattttgagttgtcccgtttttaatgaaaatgagtcggattcgactcaattttgagtagttcatttttagcgtgttgtCATGTCATCATTATGACAATCTGATGACAATGACGACTATGATGATGGGtgccagtgatttgtcatcatttTCGGCAAACGTCAttcagaaattttctgaaattgcattttgttttcaattaccTACTTGCTACATaaaattttatatctttatagtttttaatgaatttagttatacaaaaaaagtttggtAATAAGTCCCAGATTACAATTAGTACGTATTTCCTCATGTAAAAGTGAATTGCTATAGTGTCGTGACAAATTGCGTGTTTTCATATTCCATATTATTACGAATATGCATGGAAGCCAGAAGAAACATTAACAATGTGACTTGtttatcaaaatttgaaaaaaatattcgacAATATTTAGATGCTTTACATTCACGTGCTATTAAATATTGTGCCACAATAGTATAAATTTAGCCACGATGGATGAACATCAGTTGTATGGTGAGTTAAGCAGTTTAGATCTGTGAAGCAAACAAAACAAGGTTTTGCGTCAGAGACGCTGAGCAACAACCGGCTTGAATATAAATAGAAATCTGCTATAGATGAATTGCGTTTCTCTTAATATTTTAAACTGattgaattcaaattttcagaagGGACTATGTTGGATATCGATCCAATTATTGAGGATTTTCCTATGGAAATGTATCAGGGTTGTCTGAGTGTTGACAGCGAGGCAACCAGTTCTATCATGAGGCCACCCGAAGAGGGATCATTGAATCAAGACCAATACATGAATAGTCCTCAATATGGGGATTTCATAGATCCGGACATGTTTCTGAATGGGGTTGTCAAGCGGGAAAGCGAGTCAGACTGCTCGACTGGATCCAACAGAAATACTCCATCTCCTTCGGATAGCAACAGAAGTTTCGATTCATATCCTTCGAGCGGTTATGGGTCATGCAGCAGTGGTCAAATGCACAATATTCTGTTGGACAGCCCTCCTACTTCGCCGGAATACCCTTCGAATCCACCACAGATTGTGACCATTCCCCATTTTAATAACGTAGTTAGGGTAGGGGCAGCACAACTTCCGGCAGTACAGACATCATCCTGTCCGATGAAACTAGCCGATCTGAAGAAGGTTAAGATACCCCCAAAAAAGACGATGTCGCATAATAATGGCAATCTCGGATGCGTCTCCAAAACCATTACAAAGAAAACCATTATCTTAACTGCAAAAGActatcaagcattaattaaaaatatgaagaatCAACCGAAAAATGGGACGGTTTTGATTAAAGCGACGCCAGCTTCAGCGCTTGTGCCCATTAAAGATAAGCCTGTGCTCCCGAAACAACTTCACCATTCACCCACATCTTTACCGCCGATGTCATCCATTCAAGAAAAGCATGCGCCAGAAGAACAGGCAGTACCTTCACGTGTTGACCCCCACGCACAAATGCCCCTATTGTTGCCATCAATCGATGGTTCTAATAATGAACGTGTGCTCAAGAAACACCAACGGATGATTAAAAATCGAGAATCCGCATATCTGTCCAGGGTGCGAAAAAAGGAGTACGTCACCTCACTGGAGCAGCGCATCGATGAGCTGACAAAAGAAAATGTCTACTTGAAAGATGTTTGTAGTGATGAATTATTTCGTATCTACTGAAATTAATGCAAATTTAATTTCTTCCTAGGAAAACGCAAAACTGGTTGAGAAGGTAAGACAAAAATGTGCATGCAATAAAAATGGAATAACATTTGGTAGCATGAATGCAATTACCAAGCAGCTAACACCGAACGTACGTAAAAATACTGTGATTGTGCTGGCAATGTTGTTTATGGTGTCGTTCAATTTGGGACCACTTGGGTAAGATCAAAATAATAATGACTAATAACCAATATAATATTGTAACTATCTTCAAATAGAAATCTGCTGTCTGGCCCAGCAACCAATCGTGATTTGTTAGAATCCACAGACGAAGCACCCCATCACAAGCGCAATCTACTATGGTTGGATGATTCCACACTTTTTAACGCACGGAATGTCGATGTAAGTCTGAATATGAGTAATTTTGAAGATCTCTCTTCGTTGGGTACGCATGGTGAGGAATCGTTGTCGGTTTGTCCTTTTTACGTGAATCAAACCGAAAACATAAGGCTGGCCAGCGAACTGCGTCGCTGGATAGGCGAAAACGGCTACAAAAATCTTACCGATCGGGATGGAGACGACATGAGTATAAACTCCTTTTCGGAAATGTTCGCCCTGAAGGACACAATCGATTCGATGTATCGGCAAATGAAAGATATAAGCTCCCAGATGGAGTCCTTTCAGAAAAGATCGAAATCGCAAGCCGGCAATAGGAAGCGCCTCCAGGTGAAAGGAAAGAAAGTCAGAGAACTGGAAATATACCAGAAACAGAAGGCGAGAAAGGAAAGCGACTTGGCGTTCTACTATTCTGGCTTCGGGAAGAAGTATGCCAAATTCTTCGAAGAAATTGGCCGTCGGGATGACACGTTCTATCTGGTTTCGTTTAGTGGGGAACATTTGCTGCTGCCGGCGTTGGCGTACAATAAAACAAATCGCCCCAAAATGTCGCTGATGTTGCCGGCAATGGTGGATAATGGTAAGTAGTGCTTACCACTTAAGAAGATGGGAAAGGATGGGAATGAAAGTTTTATCTGTGAATTTTTGGAGACCTAATTATTTGGCTAGAAAAATTATTGTTATTTAAATTTGTGGTATTTGAAAACTACCTTCTTGTAGAAAATACCCATTTTTTCGAGTAGAATGGTAGATTTTCGTAATTGTTTGGGCTCCCAAAGAACTGTGCGGAAGCACACATTTTCACATTTCACTCTTggttttatttcatcattaatttCTATGACGATAAAGAATAACCTAAAAAAATACGGGGATGGCTAGAAGGACATcagaaaaaaagttatagcagcTCAAAGAATGAATGATTGTTAAAACCAcagagaatgaaaaaaaaatctaacaaaattGTCTTTTCTTCAGCAACGCATTCATCGGATAAGGTGACACTGATGCAAATCGACTGCGAGGTGATGAATACTTCAATGATCCAAATTCGAGAGAAAACAATTCCGGGCGATTTGCTTCGTCCACATGCTAAGCAGGAAGAAAGCTCAACGGGGAGCAATGATAACACCAAGAAGACGGAGAGATCTTCAACTGAATATAGTGACAATAATGCGCATAACATGAGTAGTTCAACCCCTGTGAAGGACAACCATAAGACTCACTATAAGCATCCGTCGGCCAGACCGTTCTTCGTGCAGCGCATGAGTGAGCATTTGAAAAGTGATTATGATCTACATTAGATTAGatgatttataatttaaaaaaaagctgtTATTATTCCGTACTTTGATTTATCGTGTTATACGgcacaatttttgaaaaatctaataTTATTGTAACTAACGTGCAATGCATCGCAATACCTACGTGGAATAATAATAGACCGTTTATTTTCGTTAAACCCATTTTCCCGTTCTTGTCTAAATATTAAAATTGGCTGTAATATTAGATTTTAGGCATACATAAACAAACGCAAACAATGTTAGTAATTGAGTATAATCGTAGAAATGCAT comes from Armigeres subalbatus isolate Guangzhou_Male chromosome 2, GZ_Asu_2, whole genome shotgun sequence and encodes:
- the LOC134212080 gene encoding cyclic AMP-dependent transcription factor ATF-6 alpha — translated: MDEHQLYEGTMLDIDPIIEDFPMEMYQGCLSVDSEATSSIMRPPEEGSLNQDQYMNSPQYGDFIDPDMFLNGVVKRESESDCSTGSNRNTPSPSDSNRSFDSYPSSGYGSCSSGQMHNILLDSPPTSPEYPSNPPQIVTIPHFNNVVRVGAAQLPAVQTSSCPMKLADLKKVKIPPKKTMSHNNGNLGCVSKTITKKTIILTAKDYQALIKNMKNQPKNGTVLIKATPASALVPIKDKPVLPKQLHHSPTSLPPMSSIQEKHAPEEQAVPSRVDPHAQMPLLLPSIDGSNNERVLKKHQRMIKNRESAYLSRVRKKEYVTSLEQRIDELTKENVYLKDENAKLVEKVRQKCACNKNGITFGSMNAITKQLTPNVRKNTVIVLAMLFMVSFNLGPLGNLLSGPATNRDLLESTDEAPHHKRNLLWLDDSTLFNARNVDVSLNMSNFEDLSSLGTHGEESLSVCPFYVNQTENIRLASELRRWIGENGYKNLTDRDGDDMSINSFSEMFALKDTIDSMYRQMKDISSQMESFQKRSKSQAGNRKRLQVKGKKVRELEIYQKQKARKESDLAFYYSGFGKKYAKFFEEIGRRDDTFYLVSFSGEHLLLPALAYNKTNRPKMSLMLPAMVDNATHSSDKVTLMQIDCEVMNTSMIQIREKTIPGDLLRPHAKQEESSTGSNDNTKKTERSSTEYSDNNAHNMSSSTPVKDNHKTHYKHPSARPFFVQRMSEHLKSDYDLH